In Parasegetibacter sp. NRK P23, the genomic stretch CTACCACGTCCACATCACTGCGACGGAGGGCATTGTCGAGGTGGTTCTGACCCCTGTATCCAACACCTATAAAAGCGAGGCGGACTTTCTTATTCTGTGCGAAAAGACTTCCCGAGGGAAGGATCGCGAGTCCGGCGGCAGCAATCGCAGACTGCTTTACAAAGTTTCTTCTATCCATTTTTTCCTTATTGATGCCTGAAATTAGGGATTGGCTTTCAATGGAAAAAACGACAAACGTTTGCGCATTTTCAGATATTTTAACGAAAACGTTTGTGTAAGCCTTAATGGATGCGGTCGCCCCTCAATTCCTGGGAAGAAAGGAGCGTTGCTTCGTATTCCAGCCAAGCTTTCCAACGGGTCCGGACCTGCTCTTTCGGGAGGTAATGTTCCGCCAGTTCAATGAATAAACGGTAGTGCCCGGCTTCACTTTCCATGAAGCGGCGGTAAAATTTGCGCATGTATTGGTCATTCAGCCCCTCACTTAATCGTTTAAAGCGTTCGCAACTTCTGGCTTCAATCAGCGCCATGATAAGCAATTTATCCAGGAAGTACGCTTCGGTGCTGCCGCCCTTTACCGTGAAATTCAGCAGGCCGTTTACGTATAGGTCTTTCCGCTGTTTTCCTAATGCGAGTCCGCGTTTTTTCAGTTCCGATAATACCAGCCTGAAATGCCCCCATTCTTCCGTTACGATGGGCGATAATTCCTCCACCAGCAGATTTTTGTCTGAATACTTCTGAATGAGACTGATGCAGGTATTGGCGGC encodes the following:
- a CDS encoding tRNA-(ms[2]io[6]A)-hydroxylase, with protein sequence MEQLSEDTRNILGLQLPTDPRWVDLAGISLQAILTDHAWCEQKAANTCISLIQKYSDKNLLVEELSPIVTEEWGHFRLVLSELKKRGLALGKQRKDLYVNGLLNFTVKGGSTEAYFLDKLLIMALIEARSCERFKRLSEGLNDQYMRKFYRRFMESEAGHYRLFIELAEHYLPKEQVRTRWKAWLEYEATLLSSQELRGDRIH